One genomic segment of Candidatus Berkiella aquae includes these proteins:
- a CDS encoding D-alanine--D-alanine ligase: MSEFGKVAVIFGGRSSEREISLQSGANILSSLIRSGVDAHGLDVDEQLASKLIEGKFERAFVALHGREGEDGVIQGLLQMLGIPFTGSGVAASALAMDKARAKLVMHGLHIPTPGFGVAKTLEQAQEIAQKIGYAVCIKPVSEGSSIGITRVNQPSDLIEAFTKAHRYGDVIVEKWIEGKNVTVAIVGDTVLPSIEIRTPGAFYDFSAKYESEETQYICPAPLSMAKERALRELAYRAFCALGCQGWGRVDFMQDAQGKFWVLEVNTIPGMTSHSLVPMAAKAAAMDFDKLVLRILETTLVATQAKKLVGLET; encoded by the coding sequence ATGAGTGAATTTGGCAAGGTTGCTGTGATTTTTGGAGGGCGCTCTTCTGAACGAGAGATCTCCTTACAGAGTGGTGCGAACATCTTGTCTTCATTGATACGAAGTGGCGTCGACGCGCATGGCCTTGATGTTGATGAACAGTTGGCATCAAAGCTGATTGAAGGAAAATTTGAACGGGCTTTTGTTGCTTTGCATGGTAGAGAAGGCGAAGATGGGGTTATTCAAGGTTTGCTGCAAATGTTGGGCATTCCTTTTACCGGTAGTGGCGTTGCGGCCTCTGCTTTAGCCATGGATAAAGCGCGTGCTAAACTTGTGATGCATGGTTTACACATTCCAACGCCAGGCTTTGGTGTCGCTAAAACGCTAGAACAAGCACAGGAGATTGCACAGAAAATTGGTTATGCTGTGTGTATTAAACCAGTCTCGGAAGGTTCTAGTATTGGCATTACCCGCGTCAATCAACCCAGCGATTTAATCGAGGCTTTTACGAAAGCACACCGATACGGTGATGTCATTGTTGAAAAATGGATTGAAGGAAAAAATGTAACGGTTGCTATTGTTGGTGATACCGTTTTACCCTCTATCGAGATCCGCACGCCAGGAGCGTTTTACGATTTTTCAGCAAAATATGAATCGGAAGAAACCCAATATATTTGTCCGGCCCCTTTGTCGATGGCCAAAGAACGCGCTTTGCGCGAGCTCGCTTATCGAGCTTTTTGTGCCCTAGGATGCCAAGGATGGGGGCGTGTTGATTTTATGCAAGATGCGCAAGGGAAGTTTTGGGTGTTAGAAGTCAATACGATTCCAGGGATGACATCGCATAGTTTGGTTCCAATGGCAGCAAAGGCAGCGGCAATGGATTTTGATAAGCTAGTGTTAAGGATTTTGGAAACAACGCTAGTTGCTACACAAGCAAAGAAGTTGGTTGGTCTTGAAACTTAA
- a CDS encoding DciA family protein, whose protein sequence is MFQHDASSMTSSSYLVSNLLSGQGSSLGKLIEQAQAVADLNKTLVQVLDAELISHCRVGYYDKGILTLLAQSAAFATRLRYYVPNLISKLRSINEWAGLCSIQIKIETFVVPMKVDTQPAAPMPMPKLSAENAERFENLAKALREQNPEDKLAASLERLARHT, encoded by the coding sequence GTGTTTCAACATGATGCTTCATCCATGACCTCATCGAGTTATCTAGTTAGCAATCTACTCTCTGGCCAGGGATCTTCCCTCGGCAAACTCATTGAGCAAGCTCAAGCTGTGGCTGATTTGAACAAAACGCTCGTTCAAGTGCTTGATGCTGAACTAATATCACATTGCAGAGTCGGTTACTATGATAAAGGTATTTTAACACTCTTAGCACAAAGCGCGGCTTTTGCCACTCGCTTGCGTTATTATGTCCCCAATCTTATAAGTAAGTTGCGCAGCATAAATGAGTGGGCAGGATTATGCTCTATTCAGATAAAAATTGAAACCTTTGTGGTGCCCATGAAAGTAGACACCCAACCTGCTGCTCCAATGCCCATGCCTAAGCTCTCAGCGGAAAATGCGGAAAGATTCGAAAATCTGGCAAAGGCACTAAGAGAACAAAATCCCGAAGATAAATTAGCGGCAAGTTTGGAAAGATTAGCGCGACACACTTAA
- the murB gene encoding UDP-N-acetylmuramate dehydrogenase: MVSTASLFPDEVFNESLAPWTSWHVGGMAERFYSPTSIELLSKYLSSLPENMPVTWLGLGSNVLIRDAGIKGAVIGTRKMQDLYQREDGAIVAHAGVTCAKLARFCSRLSFADAAFFAGIPGTVGGALAMNAGAFGGETWEWVESVTVMNRQGDCQVLTPKDYHIGYREVKANAQASMGTMFVEGVFRFKSCENVDGMKHIRELLRKRSQSQPIGTLNCGSVYRNPPGEFAARLIEGCQLKGYRVGDAMVSPKHANFIINCDKARAQDIEMLMATIESTVEEKFGIRLQAEVKILGEAPKDAE; the protein is encoded by the coding sequence ATGGTGAGCACTGCTTCTTTATTTCCTGATGAAGTCTTTAACGAATCTTTAGCCCCTTGGACGAGTTGGCATGTTGGGGGCATGGCAGAGCGCTTTTATAGTCCAACGAGCATTGAGTTGTTATCTAAATACCTAAGTTCTTTACCAGAAAATATGCCGGTCACTTGGTTGGGATTAGGTAGCAATGTTTTAATCCGTGATGCTGGTATTAAAGGCGCTGTGATTGGCACACGAAAGATGCAAGATCTTTATCAGCGGGAAGATGGCGCTATTGTCGCGCATGCAGGCGTGACATGTGCAAAATTAGCACGTTTTTGCAGTCGTTTAAGTTTTGCAGATGCAGCATTTTTTGCAGGGATCCCAGGAACCGTGGGTGGCGCGTTAGCCATGAATGCGGGAGCCTTTGGGGGAGAAACGTGGGAATGGGTTGAATCGGTTACCGTCATGAATCGCCAAGGCGATTGTCAGGTATTAACACCGAAGGATTACCATATTGGTTATCGAGAAGTGAAAGCGAATGCTCAAGCTAGCATGGGGACGATGTTTGTTGAGGGCGTCTTTCGTTTTAAATCATGTGAAAATGTTGATGGAATGAAACATATTCGTGAGTTACTTCGCAAACGTTCGCAGTCGCAGCCTATTGGCACATTGAACTGTGGTTCTGTTTATCGTAACCCACCTGGTGAATTTGCAGCTAGACTCATAGAAGGCTGCCAATTGAAAGGATATCGTGTGGGGGATGCAATGGTATCACCCAAACATGCCAATTTTATTATTAATTGTGACAAAGCACGAGCCCAAGATATCGAAATGTTGATGGCAACCATTGAATCAACGGTAGAAGAGAAGTTTGGTATTCGTTTGCAAGCAGAAGTAAAAATTCTGGGTGAAGCACCAAAGGATGCTGAATAA
- a CDS encoding cell division protein FtsQ/DivIB, which translates to MEKTSRQKIRHAIEKRQKQPNPIWKRLGMGLGSLSLFFVLGYATLWFLDPIHFPLTSVKLLGERNHLTQTELYQIIIPEMKSGFFRFKVSKIRSKLLALPWIKQVDVRKVWPNQLVIHFEEHTPAAYWGNQGLVSEQGVLFTPQYAVTIPDLPLLEGPDGRSNTVWQQYLEMKKMLAPLQLHITQITLAPRGAWQLRLSNGTTIVLGTHDILPRLNRFIRVYDQHLCQKQAQLAYVDLRYTSGMAVGWK; encoded by the coding sequence ATGGAGAAAACCTCTCGACAAAAAATTAGGCACGCCATTGAAAAGCGGCAAAAACAACCTAACCCGATCTGGAAACGACTTGGAATGGGTCTGGGCAGCTTGTCTTTATTTTTTGTATTGGGTTATGCAACCTTGTGGTTTTTAGATCCCATTCATTTTCCGCTGACTTCCGTGAAATTACTGGGCGAAAGAAATCATCTGACGCAAACAGAGCTGTATCAAATCATTATTCCTGAAATGAAATCAGGCTTTTTTCGTTTTAAAGTGTCTAAAATCCGAAGCAAGCTATTGGCACTACCTTGGATAAAGCAGGTTGATGTTAGAAAAGTTTGGCCAAATCAGTTAGTTATACACTTTGAAGAGCATACCCCTGCTGCGTATTGGGGCAACCAGGGGCTTGTAAGCGAGCAAGGGGTTTTATTTACACCTCAATATGCCGTAACCATCCCCGATTTACCGCTTCTTGAGGGGCCTGATGGACGTTCCAATACCGTTTGGCAACAATATCTTGAAATGAAAAAAATGTTGGCTCCTTTACAACTTCATATAACGCAGATCACGCTTGCTCCACGTGGTGCATGGCAATTGCGTTTATCTAACGGTACCACCATCGTTTTGGGTACCCATGATATTTTGCCTAGACTCAATCGATTTATTCGCGTTTATGATCAGCATCTTTGTCAGAAGCAAGCGCAATTGGCTTATGTTGATTTGCGATATACCAGTGGAATGGCGGTTGGTTGGAAATAA
- the lpxC gene encoding UDP-3-O-acyl-N-acetylglucosamine deacetylase, whose protein sequence is MLKQRTLKNVIRATGVGVHTGEKVFLTLRPAPANTGIVFVRVDCEPPVEIPAKPEYVGDTSFCTTLVKDGVRIGTVEHLLSAMAGLGIDNAIIELSAPEVPIMDGSSGPFVFLIQSAGIKEQDAPKRMMKIKKAVEVRDGDKMARIEPFDGFKISFTINFDHPVFRNSNQKSTFDFTPMAYIKQVSRARTFGFLSDFEWLRAKNLASGASLDNAIVLDEYRVLNEDGLRYDDEFVRHKVLDAIGDLYLLGYGLIGAFHGVKSGHTLNNKLIRALLAEENAYEIVNFEDKKQAPVVYAAPDLLGEPITA, encoded by the coding sequence ATGTTAAAGCAACGAACTTTAAAGAATGTGATACGGGCGACAGGTGTGGGAGTCCATACTGGTGAAAAGGTTTTCCTCACCTTGCGCCCGGCGCCTGCGAATACTGGCATCGTATTTGTACGCGTAGACTGTGAACCTCCTGTTGAGATTCCAGCTAAGCCTGAATATGTTGGTGACACTTCATTCTGCACCACTTTAGTGAAAGATGGTGTCAGAATAGGGACTGTTGAGCATCTACTGTCTGCTATGGCTGGCCTGGGTATTGATAATGCCATTATCGAATTAAGTGCGCCTGAAGTGCCTATTATGGATGGTAGCTCAGGACCGTTTGTCTTTTTGATTCAGTCTGCTGGCATAAAAGAGCAGGATGCTCCTAAGCGCATGATGAAAATTAAGAAGGCCGTTGAAGTACGAGATGGCGATAAAATGGCTCGAATTGAACCATTTGATGGGTTCAAGATTTCCTTTACGATTAATTTTGATCATCCTGTATTCCGTAATAGTAATCAAAAATCGACGTTTGATTTCACTCCAATGGCTTATATCAAACAAGTAAGTCGCGCTAGAACCTTTGGATTCTTGTCAGATTTTGAATGGTTACGCGCTAAAAATTTAGCGTCGGGTGCTAGTTTAGATAATGCGATCGTTTTAGACGAATACCGCGTTCTTAACGAAGATGGTTTACGCTATGACGATGAATTTGTTCGCCATAAAGTGCTAGATGCCATCGGCGATTTATATTTATTAGGCTATGGCTTGATCGGGGCTTTCCATGGCGTAAAGTCAGGTCATACCTTAAACAATAAATTAATTCGTGCTTTATTAGCTGAAGAAAATGCTTATGAGATCGTTAACTTCGAAGATAAGAAACAAGCACCGGTTGTTTATGCGGCGCCTGATTTATTAGGCGAGCCTATAACAGCGTGA
- the ftsZ gene encoding cell division protein FtsZ, which produces MFELLDSYPQTAVIKVIGVGGGGGNAIEHMVSADIEGVEFICANTDAQALRNASARTVLQLGGDVTKGLGAGANPEIGRQAALEDLDRIREVLQGADMVFITAGMGGGTGSGGAPVVAEIAKELGILTVAVVTRPFPFEGRKRMLIADEAIRSLSQHVDSLITIPNEKLLSVLGKGVTLLDAFRAANNVLLGAVQGIAELITRPGLINVDFADVRTVMSEMGIAMMGTGTARGENRARVAADAAISSPLLDDIDLAGAKGVLVNVTAGMDLSISEFEEVGDAIKNFTSDNATVIVGTVIDPQMTDELRVTLVATGLGSNKAGSAWAEEQESRESFRQMRQGAIKKTHAPVTGSARTKETASEELDYLDIPAFLRRQAD; this is translated from the coding sequence ATGTTTGAACTGCTGGATAGTTATCCTCAAACCGCCGTTATTAAAGTCATTGGTGTGGGCGGTGGCGGTGGCAATGCCATTGAACACATGGTAAGCGCTGATATAGAAGGCGTTGAATTTATTTGTGCAAATACCGATGCTCAAGCTTTGCGTAATGCTTCTGCACGAACGGTATTGCAATTAGGCGGCGATGTAACCAAAGGATTAGGCGCTGGCGCCAATCCAGAGATTGGGCGTCAAGCTGCTTTAGAAGACCTTGATCGCATTCGCGAAGTATTACAAGGTGCTGACATGGTATTCATCACCGCTGGTATGGGTGGCGGTACGGGTTCTGGTGGCGCGCCTGTTGTTGCTGAAATTGCAAAAGAATTAGGTATTTTAACGGTTGCGGTGGTAACAAGACCATTTCCCTTTGAAGGTCGCAAACGTATGTTGATTGCCGATGAAGCCATTCGGTCTTTAAGCCAACATGTCGATTCTTTAATTACCATTCCTAATGAAAAATTATTATCTGTATTAGGTAAGGGCGTCACTTTATTAGATGCCTTCCGCGCAGCCAATAACGTATTACTTGGCGCTGTACAAGGTATTGCTGAACTGATTACTCGTCCTGGTTTGATCAACGTTGACTTTGCTGACGTACGCACAGTGATGTCTGAAATGGGCATTGCAATGATGGGTACAGGGACTGCTCGCGGTGAAAATCGTGCACGCGTTGCAGCGGATGCTGCCATTTCAAGTCCATTATTAGACGATATCGATCTAGCGGGCGCGAAAGGGGTATTAGTTAACGTAACTGCAGGCATGGATCTTTCCATTTCAGAGTTTGAAGAAGTGGGCGATGCGATTAAGAACTTTACTTCAGACAACGCAACCGTGATTGTCGGTACTGTTATCGATCCGCAAATGACAGATGAATTGCGCGTTACCTTAGTCGCAACAGGTCTTGGAAGTAATAAAGCTGGCTCAGCATGGGCTGAAGAGCAAGAATCACGCGAAAGCTTCCGTCAAATGCGTCAAGGTGCCATAAAGAAGACACATGCACCTGTGACAGGTTCAGCGCGAACAAAAGAAACTGCTTCTGAAGAGCTAGATTATCTTGATATCCCAGCTTTTTTACGCCGTCAAGCTGACTAG
- the ftsA gene encoding cell division protein FtsA: MSNRRPDKNLIVALDIGTSKVVAIVGDINAEGNIEVIGIGSHPSLGLKKGVVVNIESTVQSIQRAIEEAELMAGCQIHSVFTGIAGSHIRSLNSHGIVAIREHEVTQADVDRVIDAAKAVAIPADQKILHILPQQFIIDAQDGIKEPIGMSGVRLESKVHMVTGSVSAAQNIIKCIRRCGLEVDDIILEQLASSYAVLSEDEKELGVCLVDIGGGTTDIAVFTHGSIRHTAVIPIAGDQITNDIAVALRTPTQNAEVIKLKHACALRKLTNNDEMVDVPGGTDRPARQLSRATLAEVVEPRYEELFTLVQAELQRHGLEEMIGSGIVVTGGSAQMPGVVELAEDIFRMPVRLGLPRHVTGLVDVQRSPIYSTGIGLLLYGRQQQLERHLDVTSQRLSGIWGKVKRWFQGNF, translated from the coding sequence ATGTCTAATAGAAGACCGGACAAAAATTTAATTGTTGCACTGGATATTGGTACCTCCAAAGTTGTTGCCATTGTGGGTGACATTAATGCTGAGGGAAATATTGAAGTGATTGGGATTGGCTCCCATCCTTCTTTAGGATTAAAAAAGGGCGTGGTTGTTAATATTGAATCCACGGTTCAATCGATTCAACGTGCTATTGAAGAAGCAGAATTGATGGCAGGTTGCCAGATTCATTCTGTTTTTACGGGTATTGCGGGTAGCCATATTAGAAGCTTAAATTCACACGGTATCGTAGCGATCCGTGAGCATGAAGTGACCCAAGCAGATGTTGATCGTGTGATTGATGCTGCAAAGGCAGTTGCTATTCCTGCCGATCAAAAAATCCTACATATTTTGCCACAGCAATTTATTATCGATGCACAAGATGGCATAAAAGAACCGATTGGTATGTCAGGTGTTAGACTTGAATCTAAAGTGCATATGGTGACCGGTAGTGTTAGCGCAGCGCAAAATATCATCAAATGCATCCGCCGCTGTGGTCTTGAAGTTGACGATATTATTTTAGAGCAACTTGCTTCCAGTTATGCCGTCCTATCAGAAGATGAAAAAGAATTAGGTGTTTGCTTGGTGGATATTGGTGGTGGTACAACGGATATCGCTGTTTTCACTCATGGTTCAATTCGCCATACCGCCGTGATTCCTATTGCTGGCGATCAAATTACCAACGATATCGCCGTTGCATTACGTACCCCAACACAAAATGCTGAAGTCATTAAGTTAAAACATGCTTGTGCACTAAGAAAACTAACCAATAATGATGAAATGGTTGATGTTCCTGGCGGCACTGATCGCCCAGCGCGCCAACTTTCACGTGCGACGCTTGCTGAAGTTGTTGAGCCGCGTTATGAAGAGTTATTTACCTTAGTTCAAGCAGAGCTACAAAGACACGGCTTAGAAGAAATGATAGGCTCAGGTATTGTCGTCACCGGTGGCAGCGCACAAATGCCAGGTGTTGTAGAATTAGCAGAAGATATTTTCCGTATGCCAGTTCGTCTGGGGTTACCAAGACATGTTACTGGCTTAGTTGATGTTCAACGCAGCCCGATTTACTCTACAGGAATTGGCTTACTTCTATATGGTCGACAACAACAGCTAGAGCGTCATTTAGATGTAACTAGCCAACGTTTGTCAGGTATATGGGGTAAAGTTAAACGTTGGTTTCAGGGGAATTTCTAG